From one Lolium rigidum isolate FL_2022 chromosome 4, APGP_CSIRO_Lrig_0.1, whole genome shotgun sequence genomic stretch:
- the LOC124650522 gene encoding probable leucine-rich repeat receptor-like protein kinase At5g63930, translated as MKRIHLLISCTCFLLSATAPVRANIHREAAALVNWKATLAGDDGSLASWSLPNSTSLCRWLHITCDPKAGHIIELDLQDVSLNGTLDELDFSAFPHMKELRLNNNGLHGTIPTGIGNLTSLVILEIDTNPYLRGAIPRSIGQLKNLVQLQLAFLGLDGTLPEEVGNLTSLEALQLNSVTLTGSIPVTIGMLVKLDSLDLAHNNLTGNIPWEIGNMTKLLLMDFSWNYLEGQLPRNQLGGHIFPELGNSSLLDTIKIAKNNFSGLFPSSVYQRGALKTISAGYNGFTGIQQTFQNCTTLVSVDFTANNIVAELGTIPSWLSRSLPGLRFLLLSSNIFYGIIPHQILQFRELQLLDLSKNRLTGSIPDDFTNFTGMIQEQEPIEIEFLYNGFDREVIEIIWKNAGHAYNLWKGVMVGMDLSDNFLSEEIPNGLTTLLGLRYLNLSGNHLLGCIPNDMGNLVLLESLDLRQNQLSGGIPPSFAALMSLSVLNLSYNGLSGRIPTGRQLQTLVDPSIYSHNLGLCGFPLEGCMNSSTSTRNEVGQAVDREALWLYCFVAAGFVFGFWLYWGMFLFYSETWRCAFHQYVDNMQGKATKKIYSCMSCFWSTVWC; from the exons ATGAAGCGCATCCATCTCCTAATCTCTTGCACTTGTTTCCTGCTATCCGCCACTGCACCGGTGAGAGCTAACATCCATCGTGAAGCTGCAGCACTGGTGAATTGGAAGGCTACCTTGGCAGGTGATGATGGCTCCCTTGCATCATGGTCGTTGCCCAACTCCACCAGCCTTTGCAGGTGGTTGCACATCACTTGCGATCCGAAGGCTGGGCATATCATAGAGCTCGACCTACAGGACGTAAGTCTGAACGGCACACTTGACGAGCTCGACTTCTCGGCCTTTCCTCACATGAAGGAACTACGGCTTAACAACAATGGTCTACACGGTACCATTCCAACCGGGATTGGCAATCTGACAAGCTTGGTCATATTGGAAATCGACACCAACCCGTATTTGAGGGGCGCCATTCCACGCAGCATCGGCCAGCTGAAAAACCTTGTTCAACTGCAACTGGCATTTTTGGGGCTCGATGGCACACTACCTGAAGAGGTGGGTAACCTGACAAGCTTGGAGGCGCTTCAGCTCAACTCGGTTACTTTGACTGGATCAATCCCAGTAACAATTGGGATGCTCGTGAAGCTCGACTCTCTGGATCTGGCACACAACAATCTGACTGGCAACATCCCATGGGAGATTGGAAACATGACAAAACTGCTGCTTATGGACTTTTCGTGGAACTATTTGGAGGGGCAGCTACCCA GAAATCAGCTTGGAGGCCATATCTTCCCTGAGCTTGGGAATAGCAGCCTCCTGGATACAATCAAGATTGCAAAGAACAACTTCTCCGGGTTGTTCCCATCATCCGTTTATCAACGAGGAGCACTGAAAACTATCAGTGCTGGATATAATGGATTTACCGGCATTCAGCAGACCTTTCAAAACTGCACAACCCTGGTAAGTGTTGACTTCACGGCAAACAACATTGTTGCAGAGCT TGGTACGATACCTTCCTGGTTAAGCAGGAGCTTGCCTGGACTGAGATTTCTTCTACTGTCATCAAACATTTTTTACGGCATCATACCCCACCAGATATTACAATTTCGTGAACTCCAGTTATTGGACTTGTCAAAAAATAGGCTCACTGGGTCCATTCCAGATGATTTTACCAATTTTACTGGCATGATACAAGAACAAGAACCCATTGAAATCGAATTCTTGTACAACGGCTTTGATAGAGAGGTGATTGAAATAATTTGGAAAAATGCCGGTCATGCTTACAATCTGTGGAAGGGAGTCATGGTGGGTATGGACTTGTCTGACAACTTTCTTTCAGAAGAGATCCCTAATGGGCTCACAACCCTTCTTGGACTCAGGTACCTGAATTTGTCAGGAAATCATCTGTTAGGCTGTATTCCCAACGACATGGGTAATCTGGTTCTGCTAGAATCATTGGACCTTCGGCAGAACCAGCTCTCGGGGGGAATTCCTCCAAGCTTTGCAGCTTTGATGAGCCTCAGTGTTCTGAACCTCTCGTATAATGGATTGTCAGGGAGAATACCTACCGGCAGACAGCTGCAGACGCTGGTAGATCCGTCAATATACAGCCACAACCTAGGGCTATGTGGTTTCCCATTGGAAGGCTGCATGAACTCATCAACGTCTACACGAAACGAAGTGGGCCAGGCTGTAGATAGAGAGGCACTGTGGCTGTATTGCTTTGTGGCTGCTGGATTCGTCTTTGGGTTCTGGCTGTACTGGGGCATGTTCTTGTTCTACAGCGAGACCTGGAGGTGTGCGTTCCATCAGTATGTGGACAACATGCAAGGGAAGGCAACCAAGAAAATATACAGCTGCATGTCATGCTTCTGGAGCACCGTGTGGTGCTGA
- the LOC124649984 gene encoding probable xyloglucan endotransglucosylase/hydrolase protein 29 has product MAASALLMVALAVFVAAVAAAALDTSPVPFDAGYAALFGGDNLVRSPDGRGVTLKLDRYTGSGFVSKAAYRHGFFSASIKLPGDYTAGVVVAFYLSNWDEHPKNHDELDFELLGNRRGHGWRVQTNMYGNGSTSRGREERYLLPVDATVAAAHRYAIAWTPNNVVFYLDGVPIREVVRVPSMGGDFPSKPMSVYATIWDGSNWATDGGKYKVDYAYAPFAAEFSDLVLSGCHGAAEECQVDLFTHDVAVMAPAKRAAMRGFREQFLTYTACRDRVRYKTTVFPECDDLADGGSTFHEWGESKKTRRRSASPLLYSSRMQ; this is encoded by the exons ATGGCAGCTAGCGCTCTTCTCATGGTGGCTCTCGCCGTGTTCGTCGCCGCGGTGGCGGCCGCGGCGCTGGACACGTCGCCGGTGCCGTTCGACGCCGGGTACGCGGCGCTCTTCGGGGGCGACAACCTCGTGCGGTcgccggacggccgcggcgtcaccCTCAAGCTCGACCGATACACCG GGTCTGGGTTCGTCTCCAAGGCGGCGTACCGCCATGGGTTCTTCAGCGCTTCCATCAAGCTGCCCGGCGACTACACCGCCGGTGTCGTCGTCGCCTTCTAC CTGTCGAACTGGGACGAGCACCCCAAGAACCACGACGAGCTGGACTTCGAGCTGCTGGGCAACCGGCGCGGCCACGGCTGGCGCGTCCAGACCAACATGTACGGCAACGGCAGCACCTCCCGCGGCCGGGAGGAGCGCTACCtcctgcccgtcgacgccaccgtcgccgccgcgcacCGCTACGCCATCGCCTGGACACCCAACAACGTCGTCTTCTACCTCGACGGCGTCCCCATCCGCGAGGTGGTCCGTGTGCCCTCCATGGGCGGCGACTTCCCCTCCAAGCCCATGTCCGTCTACGCCACCATCTGGGACGGCTCCAACTGGGCCACCGACGGCGGCAAGTACAAGGTCGACTACGCCTACGCGCCCTTCGCCGCCGAGTTCTCTGACCTCGTGCTCAGCGGCTGCCACGGCGCCGCCGAGGAGTGCCAGGTCGACCTGTTCACGCACGACGTCGCCGTCATGGCCCCGGCCAAGCGCGCTGCCATGAGGGGGTTCCGAGAGCAGTTCCTCACCTACACGGCGTGCCGCGACAGGGTGCGCTACAAGACCACCGTGTTCCCCGAGTGCGACGACCTCGCCGACGGTGGCTCTACGTTCCACGAGTGGGGCGAGTCCAAGAAGACGCGCCGCCGGTCGGCGTCGCCGTTGCTCTACTCTTCTAGGATGCAGTAG